The nucleotide sequence TGTTCAAATTCACGGCACGCCTCCTCTAGTCTTTCTTGCTCATAATAGAATGTACCGAGTGCATAATGCGCAGCACCTGCTGCTGGCTCTACTTCAATAGCTTTTTTATAAAATCGCTCAGCCCGCTCAAGCTCACCAACTGTCGATAACACATGACCAAAATTAATATATGCCGTCGGATCTTCCGGAGCTTCTTCAATTCGCTCTGAAAATAGCTTTAACGCTTCCTCCACTTTTCCTTGCTGCAAATATTCAATACCTTGTAAGTTCTTGTCCATTGGTCACCTCTATAGTTATATTCATCAAAATTATACCACAGAGCCGCATCGTTCTTAACAGAAGAGATTAGCTTGAAAAAGAAACGAAGACAGCTCAACGAATCAGTCCCTGTCTTCATTTTTAATGAAGGCAAGCGCAGCGCTTGTTTGTCTATCCTTAAACGCTCATTGATAATTTCTCTAGTAAATCGACTTATGACAGGTAATATGAGACAAAGAGCTAAATTATTTATTTTCACTGATTCAGAAGATTACGGCCTAAAATTCTGGATGTATTGAGCAAAAAATAAAACCTTTAAAGCAGAACACCGCTTTAAAGGTTTTATCTTGTCTCTTTACCCGACATATGTCAGTCTTTCTCCATTTTTAAACACTTGGTCAATCGTTGCGCCGCCAAGACACTCTTCTCCATCATAGAAAACAGCGGCTTGTCCCGGCGTAATCGCCCGGACAGGCTCATGAAAGTCCACTTTTACTTTTCCATCTTCAAGTAAATGAACCGTCACTTTGTTGTCCTGCTGGCGATAACGGAATTTTGCCGTGCATTCAAACGACTGCGGCTTTGGCTGATTTGAGACCCAGCTTACTTGATCAGCAATCAATGAATTGGAATACAACAAGTCATTATGAAATCCTTGTTCAACATATAGGATGTTCTTTTCTAGGTCTTTTCCCACTACGAACCAAGGCTCGCCCGATCCGCCAATACCAAGGCCGTGACGCTGTCCGATCGTGTAATACATTAATCCATCATGACGGCCTTTTACTTCTCCGTCCATTGTAGTCATCAATCCTGGCTGTGCCGGCAGATAACCGCTTAGAAATTCCTTGAAATTGCGTTCTCCGATAAAGCAAATGCCCGTACTGTCTTTTTTCGCCGCTGTCGCGAGGCCTGCTTCTGCTGCAATTTCACGCACACGCTTCTTATCGATATCCCCAATTGGGAAAAGCACTTTTTCAAGCTGATCTTGCTGCAGCTGGTTTAAAAAGTATGTTTGATCTTTATTTTCATCCACGCCACGAAGCATTTTCACTTCTTCGCCGCTGTGATCTACCCGTGCGTAGTGGCCTGTTGCCAAATAATCCGCTCCGAGACTCATGGCGTGCTCGAGAAAGGCTTTAAACTTAATTTCTTTGTTGCACATTACATCCGGGTTTGGCGTACGTCCTGCTTTATATTCATCGAGAAAATACGTAAATACCTTTTCCCAATATTGCTTTTCAAAATTAACGGCATAATAAGGAATGCCGATTTGATTGCACACACGTATGACGTCGTCGTAATCCTCTGTTGCTGTGCAGACGCCAGATTCATCTGTGTCATCCCAATTTTTCATAAAAATCCCGATGACATCGTAGCCCTGCTCCTTCAATAAAAGGGCGGCAACCGAAGAATCCACGCCGCCGGACATGCCGACAACCACACGGGTATCTTTCGGTGCTTTCTTCATTTTGTCCACTCTCTTTCTAAGCAGGGATAGTTACTTACTTATTTGTTAGGCGTTCAATAATTGCCGCCAAAGCTTCTCCTGCTTGATCTATTTGTTCTTTCGTATTGGTGATGCCAAAACTGAAACGGATGGAGTTGCGAAGGCATTCAGATTCCTTCCCAAACATTGCCACGAGTACATGCGATGGTTCAATTGACCCCGCTGTACAAGCAGATCCGCTCGAAGCAGCAATTCCAGCAAGATCTAAGTTCACAAGCAACGATTCTACATCTGTTCCAGGAAAACTCAAGTTTATCACGTGAGGCAATGATCGTTCAAGCGATCCGTTCATCGAAAAGTTCACCTGTTTTTCCGACAGCATCCGGGTGAGCTGTTTCTTAAATGACATATAACGCTCTCTTTTTTCTTCCATGGATGCCATTGCCACTTCAATTGCCTTTCCAAAACCAGCAATCGCCGGAACATTCTCTGTTCCCGCTCGGCGCTTTCTCTCCTGCTCGCCGCCAAAGAGGCCAGGGGTGAGTGTGAGCCCTTCTTTTACATAGAGAAATCCGATGCCTTTTGGGCCGTTAATTTTGTGGCCTGATACCGACAGCAGGTCAATATGTTCGGCTTTCACATCAATCGGTACAGCTCCGTATGCCTGCACTGCATCCGTATGAAAAACAGCCTGGTGTTCTTTTAACAGTTCACCAATCTCAGCAATCGGCTGGATCGTTCCTATTTCATTATTTCCATACATGATCGATACTAAAATTGTATCTTCCCGCAGGGCAGCCGCCAGGTCTGACAGACGAACAAGTCCTTCTTCATTGACTGGCAAATAGGTCACTTCATATCCTTCATTTTCAAGATGAGCGCATGTATGAAGAACTGCATGATGCTCTATAGATGATGTAATAATATGACGGCCGCGTTGCTTCATCGCCTGTGCGGTTCCAACGATGGCTAAATTGTCAGCTTCGGTGCCTCCGCTCGTAAAAATGATCTCGTTAAAATTAGCCCCAATGCTTGTTGCCGCCATTGTCCGTGCTTTGTCTACAACCTGCCGTGATGCTCGGCCAAATGAGTGGATGCTTGACGGATTGCCAAAGGTGTCATTCATTTGTTCTACCACTGTTTGTGTTACTTCCGGATGCATGGGAGTCGTTGCCGCATGATCTAAGTATATGCGTTCCATTCCTCTGATCTCTCCTTAAATATAAAACATGTAGGCGTCGGATTGGCCGTTGCCGTCCGTGTGCTTCGCCAAATCCTCCAATGTTGTATTTTCAAGCACTCCTTTGATCGCGTCGCTAATTCGAATCCACAGCTCACGCTTTGCCGGCTCCTCGTCTTCAATGCCTTCAACGAGACTGATTGGTCCTTCTAGCACGCGAATAATGTCTCCCGCTGTAATTGTTTCCGGTTCTCTGCCAAGTACGTACCCGCCATAAGCGCCACGTATGCTGCGAACAAGTCCAGAGTTACGGAGCGGTGCAATCAGCTGCTCAAGATAGTGCTCTGACAAATTGTGGGCACCCGCAATAACTCTTAAAGAAGTCGGGCCCTCCCCGTGTCTCTTTGCCAATTCAATCATAATTGTTAATCCATATCTTCCTTTAGTTGAAATTCTCATATGTTTACCCCCTGATTTTGAGCTTTTTTCCATTCATTTACTCTGTTTATTAGTATATCGGAAAATTGTTGACATTGCGGCAATGAAACCCCAACCGCCGTTCCCATCAGCAAACTGAATAGAAACGTGCCGAAGTGAACCGGTCCACCGATCAGCCAGGCGATGGCTAACACGATAAATTCCATTCCTCGCCGGATGCTGGATACTTTCCAGCCTGTTTTTTTCATGACAGCCAGCATAAAGCTGTCTCGTGGCCCAGCGCCAAGCTGTGCAGAAAGATAAAAAGACATTCCATAAGCCATGACAAACACACCTGCAATAAACATGACGAGCTTTCCTTTGAAGCTGCCGGGTGTGACAATGATCGGCAGCCATAAAAAGAAATCAATGAAGATACCAACAAGCAGCATGTTTAAATAAGCCCCTATTTGCGGCCATTCCCGCAAATAGAAAGAAGCAATCCCTAAAATTAAAAGACCGACAAGCACCGACCATGTACCAACCGTCAGTCCTACTTGTTCATACAATCCTACATGAAGGGCATCCCACGGCGTTGCCCCAAGGTCTGCTCGAATCAATAGAACAATACCGAGAGACATAAATAAAAGGCCAATCGTAAAAATCGTCAGCCGAATCACAATATTCCCCTGCTTTTTTGCCTTTTCTCTTTTCATCCATTTTTCCCCTTATCGAATGGATTGTCTATTACCTTTAATATAGTCAGCTTTCGCTATTATATCATAGAAAACCGGTCAAAAAACATGCTCTGCTCTCATTTCCTATGATACAGTGGAGAAAAAGAATTGGATCAAGAAATGAGGAATAAGCATGAAACCATTAGCCTTTCGAATGCGTCCGCGGACGATCGAAGAAATTGTTGGCCAGGAGCACTTGGTCGCCCCTGGAAAAATCATTTATCGCATGGTCG is from Bacillus sp. PK3_68 and encodes:
- the mnmA gene encoding tRNA 2-thiouridine(34) synthase MnmA, translating into MKKAPKDTRVVVGMSGGVDSSVAALLLKEQGYDVIGIFMKNWDDTDESGVCTATEDYDDVIRVCNQIGIPYYAVNFEKQYWEKVFTYFLDEYKAGRTPNPDVMCNKEIKFKAFLEHAMSLGADYLATGHYARVDHSGEEVKMLRGVDENKDQTYFLNQLQQDQLEKVLFPIGDIDKKRVREIAAEAGLATAAKKDSTGICFIGERNFKEFLSGYLPAQPGLMTTMDGEVKGRHDGLMYYTIGQRHGLGIGGSGEPWFVVGKDLEKNILYVEQGFHNDLLYSNSLIADQVSWVSNQPKPQSFECTAKFRYRQQDNKVTVHLLEDGKVKVDFHEPVRAITPGQAAVFYDGEECLGGATIDQVFKNGERLTYVG
- a CDS encoding YitT family protein, producing the protein MKREKAKKQGNIVIRLTIFTIGLLFMSLGIVLLIRADLGATPWDALHVGLYEQVGLTVGTWSVLVGLLILGIASFYLREWPQIGAYLNMLLVGIFIDFFLWLPIIVTPGSFKGKLVMFIAGVFVMAYGMSFYLSAQLGAGPRDSFMLAVMKKTGWKVSSIRRGMEFIVLAIAWLIGGPVHFGTFLFSLLMGTAVGVSLPQCQQFSDILINRVNEWKKAQNQGVNI
- a CDS encoding Rrf2 family transcriptional regulator, which translates into the protein MRISTKGRYGLTIMIELAKRHGEGPTSLRVIAGAHNLSEHYLEQLIAPLRNSGLVRSIRGAYGGYVLGREPETITAGDIIRVLEGPISLVEGIEDEEPAKRELWIRISDAIKGVLENTTLEDLAKHTDGNGQSDAYMFYI
- a CDS encoding cysteine desulfurase family protein; this translates as MERIYLDHAATTPMHPEVTQTVVEQMNDTFGNPSSIHSFGRASRQVVDKARTMAATSIGANFNEIIFTSGGTEADNLAIVGTAQAMKQRGRHIITSSIEHHAVLHTCAHLENEGYEVTYLPVNEEGLVRLSDLAAALREDTILVSIMYGNNEIGTIQPIAEIGELLKEHQAVFHTDAVQAYGAVPIDVKAEHIDLLSVSGHKINGPKGIGFLYVKEGLTLTPGLFGGEQERKRRAGTENVPAIAGFGKAIEVAMASMEEKRERYMSFKKQLTRMLSEKQVNFSMNGSLERSLPHVINLSFPGTDVESLLVNLDLAGIAASSGSACTAGSIEPSHVLVAMFGKESECLRNSIRFSFGITNTKEQIDQAGEALAAIIERLTNK